A section of the Pseudomonas sp. FP453 genome encodes:
- a CDS encoding Hcp family type VI secretion system effector, whose amino-acid sequence MPTPAYLSITGVKQGLITAGTFTQDSVGNIYQEGHEDQILVQAFSHQVIIPRDPQSGQPTGQRVHKPLMISKIFGKSSPLLFSALTAGEEVKCRLEWFRTSSAGTQEHYFTIELEGATIVDIQSRMPNCQDPANAHFTHLEDVHFTYRKIVWTHEVAGTSGSDDWRTPVAG is encoded by the coding sequence ATGCCAACACCCGCGTATCTCTCCATTACCGGTGTCAAACAAGGTTTGATTACCGCAGGCACGTTTACCCAGGACTCGGTCGGCAACATCTACCAGGAAGGCCATGAAGATCAGATTCTGGTGCAGGCGTTCAGCCATCAGGTAATCATTCCCCGTGACCCGCAATCCGGCCAACCCACCGGGCAGCGTGTGCACAAGCCGCTGATGATCAGCAAGATCTTCGGCAAGTCCTCACCCCTGCTTTTCAGCGCGCTCACGGCGGGCGAAGAGGTCAAATGCCGCCTGGAGTGGTTCCGTACCTCCTCGGCCGGCACCCAGGAGCATTACTTCACCATCGAGCTGGAAGGCGCGACCATCGTCGATATCCAGTCACGCATGCCCAATTGCCAGGACCCGGCGAATGCGCACTTCACCCATCTGGAGGACGTGCACTTCACCTATCGCAAGATCGTCTGGACCCACGAAGTGGCCGGTACGTCCGGCTCGGACGACTGGCGCACGCCCGTAGCCGGCTAG
- a CDS encoding aldo/keto reductase — protein MRTIDLAGVPVPVVGQGTWRMGEDPSQRRAEVAALQLGIDEGMTLIDTAEMYGEGGAEEVVGEAIRGRRDQVFLVSKVYPHNASRKGVPRACDASLQRLGTDYIDLYLLHWRGQYPLEETVEAFERLREAGKIGRWGVSNFDVADLQELAAPACATNQVLYNIEERGIEFDLLPWWQQHHLPLMAYCPIAQGGALLASPTLKQIARRHDVTPAQVSLAWVLRQDGVIAIPKAVTPEHVRLNARAAQLVLDEHDLEAIDRVFGAPKRKHPLAMV, from the coding sequence ATGCGTACCATTGATCTGGCCGGTGTTCCGGTCCCTGTTGTCGGCCAGGGCACCTGGCGCATGGGCGAGGACCCGAGTCAGCGCCGTGCCGAAGTCGCGGCCTTGCAACTGGGGATCGACGAGGGCATGACCCTGATCGATACCGCCGAGATGTACGGCGAAGGCGGCGCCGAGGAGGTGGTCGGCGAAGCCATTCGCGGCAGGCGCGACCAGGTGTTCCTGGTGAGCAAGGTGTATCCGCACAATGCCAGCCGCAAAGGCGTGCCACGTGCCTGCGACGCCAGCCTGCAACGCCTGGGCACGGACTACATCGATCTGTATCTGCTGCACTGGCGTGGCCAGTATCCCCTGGAAGAAACCGTCGAAGCCTTCGAGCGCTTGCGCGAAGCCGGCAAGATCGGCCGCTGGGGCGTGTCCAACTTTGATGTGGCAGACCTGCAGGAGCTCGCCGCCCCGGCGTGTGCCACCAACCAGGTGCTCTACAACATTGAAGAGCGCGGCATCGAGTTCGACTTGCTGCCCTGGTGGCAGCAGCACCATCTACCGCTGATGGCGTACTGCCCGATTGCCCAGGGCGGCGCGTTGCTGGCCAGCCCCACCCTCAAGCAGATCGCCCGCCGTCATGACGTGACCCCGGCACAGGTGTCCCTGGCCTGGGTGTTGCGCCAGGACGGCGTGATCGCCATCCCCAAGGCCGTGACCCCCGAGCATGTGCGGCTGAACGCCCGCGCGGCACAGCTGGTGCTGGATGAACATGACCTTGAGGCCATCGACCGGGTGTTTGGTGCGCCGAAGCGCAAGCACCCATTGGCGATGGTCTAG
- a CDS encoding DUF1543 domain-containing protein, whose translation MLFVVMLGGKHPRARIEVHDVVFAVADTLQATYPQLRDAWFGSPKGVHIDSWMAVDGVDGWKIQLSHLAPAAGAQRLFFINLGGYEASVFGEAHHYVLVVARDAREAKALGKQQMLRQWAQAHTDAVMDIDDCLPIDLVDGRYIHLEQGQHRPIVQHNDYIVLP comes from the coding sequence ATGCTGTTTGTCGTCATGCTCGGGGGCAAGCACCCACGGGCCAGGATCGAAGTGCACGATGTGGTATTCGCCGTGGCGGATACGCTGCAAGCCACCTACCCGCAATTGCGCGATGCCTGGTTTGGCAGCCCCAAGGGTGTACACATTGATTCGTGGATGGCGGTGGATGGCGTGGACGGCTGGAAGATCCAGCTCAGCCACCTGGCGCCTGCTGCCGGCGCCCAGCGCCTGTTTTTCATTAACCTGGGCGGTTATGAAGCCAGCGTGTTTGGCGAAGCTCACCACTACGTACTGGTGGTGGCGCGCGATGCCCGGGAAGCAAAAGCCCTGGGCAAGCAGCAGATGCTGCGCCAGTGGGCCCAGGCCCATACCGATGCCGTGATGGATATTGATGACTGCCTGCCGATTGACCTGGTGGATGGGCGTTACATTCATCTAGAGCAAGGCCAGCATCGACCGATCGTGCAGCACAATGACTATATCGTGCTGCCCTGA
- a CDS encoding peptidylprolyl isomerase: protein MAKATARHILVSTEDKCNELKAQIEGGADFAEIAKANSSCPSSRDGGNLGSFGPGQMVKEFDTVVFSAPVNTVQGPVKTQFGYHLLEVTSRQD from the coding sequence ATGGCCAAAGCCACCGCCCGTCACATCCTCGTTTCCACTGAAGACAAGTGCAACGAACTCAAAGCCCAAATCGAAGGCGGCGCTGATTTCGCAGAAATCGCCAAAGCCAACTCCAGCTGCCCATCCAGCCGCGACGGCGGCAACCTGGGCTCGTTCGGCCCAGGCCAGATGGTCAAGGAATTCGACACCGTCGTCTTCAGCGCCCCGGTCAACACCGTGCAAGGCCCGGTAAAAACCCAGTTCGGCTACCACCTGCTGGAAGTCACCAGCCGCCAGGACTGA
- a CDS encoding extracellular solute-binding protein, which yields MRLAFLRLLAASLLLTGTAVLAAPQPYLTVYGEPAKYPAGFHHFDYVNPNAPKGGSLKRSAIEIGRFDHVLPYIDKGIGVSQVDGWLYSPLAQRSLDEPYTVYGLVAEKMERAEDGLSLRFFLNPKARFADGTPITAEDVRYSYNLLMTQGRLGFRTLFADVKHVEVEGERQVRFDFSSNENRTLPLDLATLPVLPEHWWKTRDFANGGGYEIPLGSGPYKISKIDSGSTITFTRDPAWWGKDLPVSRGLYNFDHLSLEYFGDTEVARQVLRGGAYDFNREFSATGYSIGYNGPALDDGRLQRAHLAKEAPQPAQGYVFNVQKPMFKDRRVRQALAMLWDFEWANRQMMRNMYIRQQSFFSNSPLAASQPPTPEELAILEPLRGQVPDEVFTQVFKAPVTDGSGMIRDKQLQALALLEAAGWKPDGDRLVNAEGEPLEFTFLNTQNGLERLLLPYKRNLAQIGITLNIRRIDPSQYVNRMMARDYDMIVVGFPVTTSPGMELYNYFGSDAAFDPGANNYMVLKDPAVDTLIKGLVKANTQAQMLTYAHALDRVLQWNYLWIPNYYPPGTSAAWWNRFGRPAVEAKNDEALESWWEISPTPLTDEQMKQRGGSH from the coding sequence ATGCGATTGGCTTTTCTAAGACTGCTTGCTGCTTCCCTGCTATTGACCGGCACCGCCGTGCTCGCGGCGCCGCAACCGTACCTCACCGTGTACGGCGAACCGGCCAAGTACCCCGCCGGCTTCCACCACTTCGACTACGTCAACCCCAACGCCCCCAAGGGCGGCAGCCTGAAGCGCTCGGCCATCGAGATCGGGCGTTTTGACCATGTGCTGCCGTATATCGACAAAGGCATCGGCGTGTCCCAGGTCGACGGCTGGCTCTATTCGCCCCTGGCCCAGCGCTCCCTGGATGAGCCTTATACGGTCTACGGCCTGGTCGCCGAGAAGATGGAACGCGCCGAGGATGGCCTGTCGCTGCGCTTCTTCCTCAACCCCAAGGCGCGCTTCGCCGATGGCACGCCGATCACCGCCGAAGACGTGCGCTACAGCTACAACCTGCTGATGACCCAAGGCCGCCTGGGCTTTCGCACGCTGTTCGCCGACGTCAAGCACGTCGAAGTCGAAGGTGAGCGCCAAGTGCGCTTCGACTTCTCCAGCAATGAAAACCGTACCCTGCCCCTCGACCTCGCGACCCTGCCGGTGCTCCCCGAACACTGGTGGAAAACCCGCGACTTCGCCAATGGCGGCGGCTACGAGATACCGCTGGGCAGCGGCCCGTACAAGATCAGCAAGATCGACTCCGGCAGCACCATCACCTTTACCCGCGACCCCGCCTGGTGGGGCAAGGACCTGCCCGTCAGCCGTGGCCTGTACAACTTCGATCACCTGAGCCTGGAATACTTCGGCGACACCGAAGTGGCGCGCCAGGTCCTGCGCGGCGGCGCCTATGACTTCAACCGCGAGTTTTCCGCCACCGGCTATTCCATCGGCTACAACGGCCCGGCCCTCGACGATGGTCGCCTGCAACGTGCGCACCTGGCCAAAGAGGCGCCGCAACCGGCCCAGGGCTACGTGTTCAACGTGCAAAAACCAATGTTCAAGGACCGCCGCGTGCGCCAGGCGTTGGCGATGCTATGGGACTTCGAATGGGCCAATCGGCAGATGATGCGCAACATGTACATCCGCCAGCAGAGCTTCTTCTCCAACAGCCCGCTGGCCGCCAGCCAACCACCGACGCCAGAAGAACTGGCAATCCTCGAACCCTTGCGCGGGCAGGTTCCCGACGAGGTCTTCACGCAAGTATTCAAGGCCCCGGTCACCGACGGCAGCGGCATGATCCGCGACAAGCAGCTGCAAGCCCTGGCCCTGCTGGAAGCCGCCGGCTGGAAACCGGACGGCGACAGGCTGGTCAACGCCGAGGGCGAGCCACTGGAGTTCACCTTCCTCAACACCCAGAACGGCCTGGAACGCCTGTTGCTGCCGTACAAGCGCAACCTGGCGCAGATCGGCATCACCTTGAACATCCGCCGCATCGACCCCTCGCAATACGTCAACCGCATGATGGCGCGCGACTACGACATGATCGTGGTCGGCTTCCCGGTCACCACCTCGCCAGGGATGGAGCTGTACAACTACTTCGGCTCAGACGCCGCGTTCGACCCCGGCGCCAACAACTACATGGTGCTCAAGGACCCGGCCGTCGACACCTTGATCAAGGGCCTGGTCAAGGCCAACACCCAGGCGCAGATGCTCACCTACGCCCACGCCCTGGACCGGGTGCTGCAATGGAACTACTTGTGGATTCCCAACTACTACCCGCCCGGCACGTCCGCCGCGTGGTGGAACCGCTTCGGCCGCCCGGCCGTCGAGGCGAAGAACGATGAAGCCCTGGAAAGCTGGTGGGAAATCAGCCCCACGCCGCTGACAGACGAACAGATGAAACAACGCGGAGGCAGCCACTGA
- a CDS encoding microcin C ABC transporter permease YejB: MFAYIVRRLLLIIPTLVIILLVNFVIVQAAPGGPVEQAIAHLQGIGGGAVGGSGGDGISGGSRASRGLDPKLIKDIEKQYGFDKPAPERLWLMLTSYAQLDFGNSFFRGKTVIDLILEKMPVTISLGLWATLITYLVSIPLGIRKAVRHGSSFDVWSSTAIVIGYAMPAFLFAMFLIVVFAGGTSLNWFPVRGLVSENFEELSAVGKIADYFWHLVLPVTSLVIGGFATLTILTKNSFLNEITRQYVVTARAKGLSERRVLYGHVFRNAMLLVISGIPQAFISVFFAGSLLIEVIFSLDGLGRMSYEAAVSRDYPVVFGSLFIFTLFGLLIKLIGDLCYTLVDPRIDFAARNA; this comes from the coding sequence ATGTTTGCCTATATCGTGCGGCGCCTGCTGCTGATCATTCCCACGCTGGTGATCATCCTGCTGGTCAACTTCGTTATCGTCCAGGCCGCGCCCGGCGGGCCGGTGGAACAAGCCATCGCCCACCTGCAAGGCATCGGCGGCGGCGCGGTGGGCGGTTCGGGCGGCGACGGCATCAGCGGCGGCTCCCGCGCCAGCCGTGGCCTGGACCCCAAGCTGATCAAGGACATCGAAAAACAATACGGCTTCGACAAGCCCGCGCCGGAGCGCCTGTGGCTGATGCTCACCAGCTACGCCCAATTGGATTTCGGCAACAGCTTCTTTCGCGGCAAGACGGTGATCGACCTGATCCTGGAAAAGATGCCGGTGACCATCTCCCTCGGCCTGTGGGCCACGCTGATCACCTACCTGGTGTCGATCCCCCTGGGGATTCGCAAGGCGGTGCGTCACGGCAGCAGCTTTGACGTGTGGAGCAGCACCGCCATCGTCATCGGTTACGCGATGCCCGCGTTCCTGTTTGCGATGTTCCTGATCGTGGTCTTCGCCGGCGGCACCTCGCTGAACTGGTTCCCGGTGCGCGGGCTGGTCTCGGAAAACTTCGAAGAACTGAGCGCCGTGGGCAAGATCGCCGACTACTTCTGGCACCTGGTGCTGCCGGTGACGTCGCTGGTGATCGGCGGGTTCGCCACCCTGACTATCCTCACGAAAAACTCGTTCCTCAATGAAATCACCCGTCAGTACGTGGTCACCGCCCGCGCCAAGGGCCTCAGCGAACGGCGCGTGTTGTACGGCCATGTGTTCCGCAACGCCATGCTGCTGGTGATCTCGGGGATTCCCCAGGCCTTTATCAGTGTGTTCTTTGCCGGCTCCCTGCTGATCGAGGTGATTTTCTCCCTCGATGGCCTGGGCCGCATGAGCTACGAAGCGGCGGTCTCGCGGGACTATCCGGTGGTGTTCGGTTCGCTGTTTATCTTCACCCTGTTCGGCCTCTTGATAAAACTCATCGGTGACCTCTGCTACACCCTGGTGGACCCGCGTATCGACTTCGCCGCGAGGAACGCCTGA
- a CDS encoding ABC transporter permease, with amino-acid sequence MLNLSPVARRRFERFKKNRRGWWSLWLFIGLFILTLGGELIANDKPLVLSFKNELYFPVFKRYTEQQFGGQLPFQADYRSDYVQKLIKQDGGWMLFPPIPFSDDTPNYELTRPAPSPPSAVNWLGTDDQSRDVLARVIFGARVSILFALALTAISAAIGIAAGALQGYYGGWVDLIGQRVLEVWSGLPVLYLLIILSGFVEPNFWWLLGIMALFSWLALVDVVRAEFLRGRNLEYVKAARALGLGDAKIIRRHILPNAMTATLSYLPFILTGAISTLSALDFLGFGMPAGSASLGELIAQGKQNLQAPWLGLTAFFTLALILSLLVFIGEALRDAFDPRS; translated from the coding sequence ATGCTTAATTTGTCTCCCGTGGCCCGTCGGCGTTTCGAGCGGTTCAAGAAGAACCGGCGCGGCTGGTGGTCGCTGTGGCTGTTTATCGGCCTGTTTATCCTCACCCTCGGCGGCGAGTTGATCGCCAATGACAAGCCGCTGGTGCTGAGCTTCAAGAACGAGCTGTATTTCCCGGTGTTCAAGCGCTACACCGAGCAGCAGTTCGGCGGCCAGTTGCCGTTTCAGGCCGACTACCGCAGTGACTACGTGCAAAAGCTGATCAAACAGGACGGCGGCTGGATGCTGTTCCCGCCGATCCCGTTCAGCGACGACACGCCCAACTACGAACTGACCCGCCCTGCCCCCAGCCCGCCCTCGGCGGTGAACTGGCTGGGCACCGACGATCAGTCGCGGGACGTGTTGGCACGGGTGATCTTTGGCGCGCGGGTGTCGATCCTGTTCGCCCTGGCGCTCACCGCGATCAGCGCGGCCATCGGCATCGCCGCCGGGGCGTTGCAGGGCTATTACGGCGGCTGGGTGGATTTGATCGGCCAGCGCGTGCTGGAAGTGTGGTCCGGGCTGCCGGTGCTGTACCTGCTGATCATCCTGTCGGGTTTTGTCGAGCCGAATTTCTGGTGGCTGCTGGGGATCATGGCGCTGTTTTCCTGGCTGGCCCTGGTGGACGTGGTGCGCGCCGAGTTCCTGCGCGGGCGCAACCTGGAATACGTCAAGGCCGCACGGGCCCTGGGCTTGGGCGACGCGAAGATCATCCGCCGGCATATCCTGCCGAATGCGATGACCGCCACCCTGAGCTACTTGCCGTTCATTTTGACCGGGGCGATCTCCACCTTGAGCGCCCTGGATTTCCTCGGCTTCGGCATGCCCGCCGGCAGCGCGTCGCTGGGCGAGTTGATCGCCCAGGGCAAGCAGAACCTGCAAGCGCCGTGGCTGGGCCTGACGGCGTTTTTCACCCTGGCGCTGATCCTGTCGCTGCTGGTGTTTATTGGCGAGGCGCTGCGTGACGCCTTCGACCCCCGCTCATGA
- a CDS encoding ABC transporter ATP-binding protein, producing MNLIEIRDLSVAFNGQTVVNTLCLDVRPGECLALVGESGSGKSVTAHSILQLLPEAGTQTTGSIKYRGQELIGASAATLQKLRGNRIAMIFQEPMTSLNPLHSIEKQIGETLLLHKGLGGKAAQARILELLDLVGIQKPQERLKAYPHQLSGGQRQRVMIAMALACEPELLIADEPTTALDVTVQRKILLLLKSLQQRLGMSLLLISHDLNLVRSIAQRVCVMHAGEIVEQADCQTLFTAPQHPYSRLLLDAEPSGDVLCSDPRETVLQVDDLSVQFPLGGGLFRRKTYLRAVDGISLSVQRGKTLGIVGESGSGKSTLGQAILRLLDSTGSIRFQGTALDPLNHQQMRPWRKQMQVVFQDPYGSLSPRMSVQQIISEGLEVHAPCSLEDRDAQVIQVLKDVGLDPASRHRYPHEFSGGQRQRIAIARALVLKPALMLLDEPTSALDRTVQKQVVALLRELQEKYGLTYLFISHDLAVVRAMAHDMIVIKDGKVVEAGASHQVFEAPQHAYTQELLAAANIPL from the coding sequence ATGAACCTGATCGAGATCCGCGACCTCAGCGTCGCCTTCAACGGCCAGACCGTGGTGAACACGCTGTGCCTGGACGTGCGCCCCGGCGAGTGCCTGGCGCTGGTGGGCGAGTCGGGTTCGGGCAAGTCGGTGACGGCCCATTCGATCCTGCAATTGCTGCCCGAGGCCGGCACGCAAACCACCGGTTCCATCAAGTACCGCGGCCAGGAGCTGATCGGCGCGTCGGCCGCAACCTTGCAAAAGCTGCGCGGCAACCGCATCGCGATGATCTTCCAGGAGCCGATGACCTCCCTCAACCCGTTGCACAGCATCGAAAAGCAGATCGGCGAAACCCTGCTGCTGCACAAGGGCCTCGGCGGCAAGGCGGCGCAGGCGCGCATCCTTGAACTGCTCGACCTGGTGGGCATCCAGAAACCCCAGGAACGCCTCAAGGCCTACCCCCACCAACTCTCCGGTGGCCAGCGGCAACGGGTGATGATTGCCATGGCCCTGGCCTGCGAGCCCGAGTTGCTGATCGCCGACGAACCCACCACCGCGCTGGACGTCACGGTGCAGCGCAAGATCCTGCTGCTGCTCAAATCCCTGCAACAGCGCCTGGGCATGTCGCTGCTGCTGATCAGCCACGACCTCAACCTGGTGCGCAGCATTGCCCAGCGCGTGTGTGTGATGCACGCCGGCGAGATCGTCGAACAGGCCGACTGCCAGACCTTGTTCACCGCGCCGCAGCACCCTTACAGCCGCCTGCTGCTGGACGCCGAACCCTCGGGCGACGTGCTGTGCAGCGACCCGCGTGAAACGGTGTTGCAGGTGGACGACCTGAGCGTGCAATTCCCCCTCGGCGGCGGCCTGTTCCGGCGCAAGACCTATCTGCGTGCGGTAGACGGCATCAGCCTCAGCGTGCAGCGCGGCAAGACCCTGGGGATTGTCGGCGAGTCCGGCTCGGGCAAGTCCACCCTGGGCCAGGCGATCCTGCGCCTGCTGGACTCCACCGGCAGCATCCGCTTCCAGGGCACCGCCCTCGACCCGCTCAACCACCAGCAGATGCGCCCGTGGCGCAAGCAAATGCAGGTGGTGTTCCAGGACCCTTATGGCAGCCTCAGCCCGCGCATGTCGGTGCAGCAGATCATCAGCGAAGGCCTGGAAGTGCACGCGCCATGCAGCCTGGAGGACCGTGATGCACAAGTGATCCAGGTGCTCAAGGACGTCGGCCTCGACCCCGCCAGCCGCCACCGCTACCCCCACGAATTCTCCGGCGGCCAGCGCCAACGCATCGCCATCGCCCGCGCCCTGGTGCTCAAGCCGGCGCTGATGCTGCTGGACGAACCGACCTCGGCCCTCGACCGCACGGTGCAGAAGCAGGTGGTGGCGCTGTTGCGTGAGCTGCAGGAGAAATATGGCCTGACCTACCTGTTTATCAGTCATGACCTGGCGGTGGTGCGGGCCATGGCCCATGACATGATCGTGATCAAGGATGGCAAGGTGGTGGAGGCCGGGGCGAGTCATCAGGTATTCGAAGCGCCGCAGCATGCCTACACCCAAGAGCTGCTGGCCGCCGCCAATATCCCCCTGTAA
- a CDS encoding sigma-54-dependent Fis family transcriptional regulator: MNTSESLKDYQQVRGLAIQSLFEIIEQSSEGTVIVDRDANIVWMNERYAKRFGLKSADEAIGQPCEKVISNSLLRQVVRTDLPILLDIQDTPKGPLVVMRLPIHNDAGAVIGAIGFALFDELRNLSPLIERYLSMQQELASTRSLLRSRQSKYNFAHFIGTSAASLEVKRRARRSASAESPVLLLGETGTGKELLAQAIHGASPRAHKAFVSVNSAAIPADLLEAEFFGTAPGAFTGADRKGRPGKFQIAQGGTLFLDEIGDMPLPLQSKLLRVLQEKEFEPVGSNEMLHSDVRVIAATSMDLEAAIKRGEFRADLYYRLNVLPIQVPPLRERLEDIPALSEAILEELRSQHELDREALALLAQHAWPGNIRELRNVLERAALLSDDLVLNAEEIRAAIGTFTPVARSAVAAVEGESFSAARERFDRQIIAAALEACGGNVVEAAKRLGLGRSTLYKKMVALGIA; this comes from the coding sequence ATGAACACCAGCGAAAGCCTCAAGGACTACCAACAGGTGCGCGGCCTGGCCATCCAGTCGCTGTTCGAGATCATCGAGCAGTCCAGCGAAGGCACGGTGATTGTCGATCGCGACGCCAATATCGTCTGGATGAACGAGCGCTACGCCAAGCGCTTCGGCCTGAAAAGCGCCGATGAAGCCATCGGCCAGCCGTGTGAAAAGGTGATTTCCAACAGCCTGTTGCGCCAGGTGGTGCGCACCGACCTGCCGATCCTGCTGGACATCCAGGACACGCCCAAAGGCCCGTTGGTGGTGATGCGCCTGCCGATCCACAACGATGCCGGCGCGGTGATCGGCGCGATTGGTTTTGCGCTGTTCGATGAGCTGCGCAACCTGTCGCCGCTGATCGAGCGCTACCTGAGCATGCAGCAGGAACTGGCCTCGACCCGATCGTTGCTGCGTTCGCGGCAGAGCAAATACAACTTTGCGCACTTTATCGGCACCAGCGCCGCCAGCCTCGAAGTCAAACGCCGCGCACGGCGCAGTGCCAGCGCCGAGTCGCCGGTGCTGCTGCTGGGGGAAACCGGCACCGGCAAGGAATTGCTGGCCCAGGCGATCCACGGCGCGTCACCCCGTGCGCACAAGGCATTCGTCAGCGTCAACAGCGCGGCGATTCCCGCCGACCTGCTGGAAGCCGAATTCTTCGGCACCGCGCCGGGCGCGTTTACCGGCGCCGACCGCAAGGGCCGTCCCGGCAAATTCCAGATCGCCCAGGGCGGCACGCTGTTCCTCGATGAAATCGGCGATATGCCCCTGCCGCTGCAAAGCAAACTGCTGCGGGTATTGCAGGAAAAGGAATTCGAACCGGTAGGCTCCAACGAAATGCTGCACAGCGATGTGCGGGTGATCGCGGCGACGTCCATGGACCTGGAAGCGGCGATCAAGCGCGGGGAGTTTCGTGCAGACCTGTATTACCGCCTGAACGTGCTGCCGATCCAGGTGCCGCCGTTGCGCGAGCGCCTGGAAGATATCCCGGCGCTGAGCGAGGCGATCCTTGAGGAACTGCGCAGCCAGCACGAACTGGACCGCGAAGCCCTGGCGCTGCTGGCGCAACACGCATGGCCGGGGAATATCCGCGAGTTGCGCAATGTGCTGGAACGGGCGGCGTTGTTGAGTGATGACCTGGTGCTGAATGCCGAGGAGATTCGTGCGGCGATCGGCACCTTTACCCCGGTCGCGCGCAGTGCGGTGGCGGCGGTAGAGGGCGAAAGCTTCAGCGCGGCGCGGGAGCGGTTTGATCGGCAGATCATTGCGGCAGCGTTGGAGGCCTGCGGGGGGAATGTGGTGGAGGCGGCCAAGCGGTTGGGGCTGGGGCGGTCGACGTTGTACAAGAAGATGGTGGCGCTGGGCATCGCCTAG
- a CDS encoding GntP family permease, with product MSVIIALAALALLMLAAYRGYSVILFAPIAALGAVLLTDPSAVAPAFTGVFMEKMVGFIKLYFPVFLLGAVFGKLIELSGFSRSIVAAAIRLLGTRQAMLVIVLVCALLTYGGVSLFVVVFAVYPFAAEMFRQSNIPKRLIPATIALGAFSFTMDALPGTPQIQNIIPSTFFNTTAWAAPWLGVIGTIFVFCAGMLYLARQRNKAQRAGEGYGTELRNEPETAENLSLPNPWIALSPLILVGVMNLLFTHWIPQWYGKTHSLALPGMSAPVTTEIAKLTAIWAVQAALLVGILMVLVFGWSAIKSKLAEGSKSAVSGALLAAMNTASEYGFGAVIASLPGFLVLADWLKGIPNPLVNEAITVTLLAGITGSASGGMSIALAAMSESFISAAHAANIPLEVLHRVAAMASGGMDTLPHNGAVITLLAVTGLTHREAYKDIFGITIIKTLAVFVVIGTFYATGIV from the coding sequence ATGAGTGTAATCATCGCCCTGGCAGCCCTCGCGCTGCTGATGCTGGCTGCCTACCGTGGCTATAGCGTTATCCTGTTTGCCCCCATCGCCGCCCTCGGCGCTGTCCTGCTCACCGATCCGTCCGCCGTTGCGCCTGCCTTTACCGGGGTGTTCATGGAGAAGATGGTCGGGTTTATCAAACTGTATTTCCCCGTGTTCCTGCTCGGTGCGGTATTCGGCAAGCTGATCGAGCTGTCGGGCTTTTCCCGTTCGATTGTGGCCGCGGCGATCCGTTTGCTCGGCACCCGCCAGGCGATGCTGGTGATCGTGCTGGTCTGCGCCCTGCTCACCTACGGCGGCGTGTCGCTGTTTGTGGTGGTGTTTGCGGTGTACCCGTTTGCGGCGGAGATGTTTCGCCAGAGCAATATCCCCAAGCGCCTGATCCCGGCGACCATCGCCCTCGGTGCGTTTTCGTTCACCATGGACGCCCTGCCCGGCACGCCGCAGATCCAGAACATCATCCCCAGCACGTTTTTCAACACCACCGCCTGGGCCGCGCCGTGGCTGGGCGTGATCGGCACGATCTTTGTGTTCTGCGCCGGCATGCTCTACCTGGCGCGCCAGCGCAACAAGGCCCAACGCGCCGGCGAAGGCTATGGCACCGAGCTGCGTAACGAGCCGGAAACCGCCGAAAACCTCAGCTTGCCCAACCCGTGGATCGCGTTGTCGCCGCTGATTCTGGTGGGCGTGATGAACCTGCTGTTTACCCACTGGATTCCGCAGTGGTACGGCAAGACCCACAGCCTCGCCCTGCCGGGCATGAGCGCGCCGGTGACCACTGAAATCGCCAAGCTCACCGCGATCTGGGCGGTGCAGGCGGCGCTGCTGGTGGGCATCTTGATGGTGCTGGTGTTCGGCTGGTCGGCGATCAAAAGCAAGCTCGCCGAAGGCAGCAAAAGTGCGGTCAGCGGCGCGTTGCTGGCGGCGATGAACACCGCGTCGGAATACGGCTTTGGTGCGGTGATCGCCTCGCTGCCGGGCTTTCTGGTGCTGGCGGACTGGCTCAAGGGCATCCCCAACCCGCTGGTCAACGAAGCGATTACCGTGACCTTGCTGGCCGGTATCACCGGTTCCGCCTCGGGCGGCATGAGCATTGCGCTGGCGGCCATGTCCGAGAGCTTTATTTCGGCGGCCCATGCGGCCAATATCCCCCTTGAAGTGCTGCACCGCGTGGCGGCCATGGCCAGCGGCGGCATGGACACCCTGCCCCACAACGGCGCGGTGATCACGCTGCTGGCGGTCACCGGGCTGACCCACCGCGAAGCCTACAAGGACATTTTCGGCATCACCATCATCAAGACCCTTGCGGTGTTCGTGGTGATCGGGACTTTCTACGCCACCGGCATTGTGTGA